A single window of Gemmatimonadota bacterium DNA harbors:
- a CDS encoding CoA-binding protein: protein MTIPERIDEFLKGKTFGVVGASRDRAKYGNKILRCYLQHGLTAYPINPKETEIEGQPCFPDLNSLPEPVHGISIITPPPVTETIIPQAREAGIQHVWMQPGAESTTAISMGEELGLSVIGDGSCLLVVLGYREDG from the coding sequence ATGACAATCCCAGAACGAATTGACGAATTTCTCAAGGGAAAAACATTCGGTGTAGTCGGCGCATCGCGAGACCGGGCAAAATACGGCAACAAGATCTTGCGATGTTATCTACAACACGGATTGACGGCTTATCCCATCAACCCCAAAGAAACAGAAATCGAGGGACAACCCTGTTTTCCCGACCTGAATTCACTTCCCGAACCCGTTCACGGCATCTCAATCATCACACCACCGCCCGTGACAGAAACCATAATCCCTCAAGCTCGCGAAGCGGGCATTCAACACGTATGGATGCAACCCGGTGCTGAGAGCACAACCGCAATTTCAATGGGAGAAGAACTGGGACTTTCGGTAATCGGCGACGGTTCGTGTCTGCTCGTCGTATTGGGCTATCGAGAAGATGGATAA
- the pelA gene encoding pectate lyase produces the protein MKICVFLIFYFLAIGLCQANDRIETAKAQTYEAIDLHPLRDGMSHWRKRYGRDRNDPMYDPSQIVHIAENMLAYQNADGGWPNNVDWQAQIDPDTVRAIKGERRMVSTFDNHNTYSQTDYLAKVYIATDLDRYRNAVERGLDYIFRKQHPTGGWRGWDVDAITYNDGVMIGIMTLLKDIADRKPQFTWISDELHTKARAALHRAIDITLKCQIVVKGKKTGWSQQHDHTTYEPVKARTYELPSITAGQTAKIVHFLMRIENPSPEIIDAIESAVQWFHDAKIEGIRLKRIEIAPTRFRNHTAITDLVVVKDPDAPPLWARFHEIGTNRPFMANRDGNKVYSLSQVALERRTGYAWYGYWPARILEKDYPIWKNKNRRQNDL, from the coding sequence ATGAAAATTTGCGTATTTTTAATCTTCTATTTTCTCGCTATTGGGCTTTGTCAAGCCAATGACAGGATTGAAACAGCCAAAGCGCAAACCTATGAAGCCATTGACCTTCACCCATTGAGAGACGGGATGAGTCATTGGCGCAAGCGATACGGACGCGATCGCAACGACCCGATGTACGATCCCTCGCAAATTGTCCATATTGCCGAAAACATGCTCGCTTACCAGAACGCAGATGGTGGCTGGCCCAACAATGTAGATTGGCAGGCGCAGATTGACCCCGATACAGTCAGAGCAATCAAAGGCGAACGGCGGATGGTCAGCACATTTGACAATCACAACACGTACTCACAGACCGATTATCTGGCAAAGGTGTACATTGCGACTGACCTGGATCGATATCGCAATGCAGTCGAACGGGGTCTGGACTATATATTCCGCAAGCAACACCCCACAGGTGGATGGCGTGGTTGGGATGTAGATGCCATTACATATAATGATGGCGTAATGATTGGCATAATGACCCTATTGAAAGATATCGCAGACCGCAAGCCTCAATTTACATGGATAAGTGATGAACTGCACACCAAAGCCAGAGCCGCACTGCACCGGGCAATTGATATAACCCTGAAATGTCAGATCGTCGTCAAAGGCAAAAAAACGGGATGGAGTCAGCAACACGATCATACAACTTATGAACCCGTAAAAGCGCGCACCTATGAACTGCCGTCCATTACAGCGGGACAAACGGCGAAGATCGTGCATTTTTTAATGCGTATTGAAAATCCGAGCCCCGAAATAATAGACGCAATCGAAAGTGCAGTACAATGGTTTCACGACGCAAAAATAGAAGGCATTCGACTCAAGCGCATCGAAATAGCCCCCACGCGCTTTAGAAATCACACGGCAATCACAGACCTCGTCGTTGTCAAAGACCCGGACGCACCGCCTTTGTGGGCGCGCTTTCACGAAATAGGTACAAACCGCCCCTTCATGGCCAACCGGGACGGCAACAAAGTCTATTCTCTATCACAGGTCGCCCTGGAAAGGCGAACCGGATATGCGTGGTATGGGTACTGGCCCGCGCGAATTTTGGAAAAAGATTATCCTATTTGGAAAAATAAAAACAGGAGACAAAATGATCTATAG